The following proteins are encoded in a genomic region of Candidatus Latescibacterota bacterium:
- a CDS encoding zf-HC2 domain-containing protein, producing the protein MRCRKAKEYILKNRDGLLTEVEKIQLQHHLEICLECARYAQEIEECLGMLSDLPDMEVSESFEWNLKRRIAFEKTRVMRTQAGAVFGDSGWGPRFIAGMAATIVIVLAGAWFFFGDHFGGQNPAVSENTNLARQNSSTVPVDGQGIDINYTRSGYPAGIRMVSDDFMGRNPGESYSRQSPFSLESERKLEYLVKENEVLREYVEYYKRENVHLKKLLLQRSSKR; encoded by the coding sequence ATGAGATGCAGAAAAGCGAAAGAATACATCCTGAAAAACAGGGACGGGTTGCTCACTGAAGTGGAAAAGATACAGCTTCAGCACCATCTGGAGATCTGTCTCGAATGCGCAAGGTATGCGCAGGAGATAGAAGAATGTCTAGGCATGTTGAGTGATCTGCCGGATATGGAAGTATCCGAAAGTTTTGAATGGAACCTCAAGCGCAGGATAGCATTCGAGAAAACAAGAGTGATGAGGACTCAGGCCGGAGCGGTGTTCGGAGATTCCGGGTGGGGGCCAAGGTTTATCGCGGGGATGGCGGCGACGATCGTCATAGTGCTTGCGGGTGCGTGGTTTTTCTTCGGCGATCACTTTGGAGGCCAGAACCCGGCAGTCTCGGAGAACACGAATCTCGCAAGGCAGAATTCATCAACTGTACCGGTGGATGGCCAGGGGATAGATATCAATTACACACGCAGCGGATATCCCGCAGGGATCAGGATGGTCTCCGATGATTTTATGGGTAGGAATCCAGGGGAGAGTTATTCCAGGCAGAGCCCATTTTCACTGGAATCTGAAAGAAAACTCGAATATCTCGTGAAAGAGAACGAAGTCCTGCGAGAGTACGTGGAGTATTACAAGAGGGAGAATGTCCATCTGAAGAAGCTCCTGCTTCAGAGAAGTTCGAAACGCTGA
- a CDS encoding sigma-70 family RNA polymerase sigma factor, producing MEDDRTGDDGLNLHGQLKSGRDSLVELTDEDLILKVQEGQNQAFDILVGRYKNRLYAYLFRLLGNESEAEEFAQEAFVRAYMHADKYKPIAKFSTWLYTIATNLVRNRIRNIKRRPRMVSMWSDDQGGGDGRWVDLKDDAPSPEDSMDQRKLKELIQEAVEKIPVKYRPSFVLREINGLTYEEIAAATGLKLGTVRSRINRGRAHFKKAVTPLLGDDNRFKEIPR from the coding sequence TTGGAAGACGACAGGACAGGAGATGATGGATTGAACCTGCACGGACAGCTGAAGAGCGGACGGGACAGTCTGGTAGAGCTGACTGACGAGGATCTGATACTGAAGGTCCAGGAAGGCCAGAACCAGGCGTTCGACATTCTTGTGGGTAGATACAAGAACAGGCTTTACGCCTACTTGTTCCGCCTTCTCGGTAACGAGAGCGAAGCCGAGGAATTCGCGCAGGAGGCATTTGTCAGGGCGTATATGCATGCCGACAAGTACAAGCCTATTGCGAAGTTTTCCACATGGCTATATACGATAGCCACGAACCTGGTCCGGAACAGGATCAGGAATATCAAGAGAAGACCCAGAATGGTCAGTATGTGGTCCGACGATCAGGGTGGGGGCGATGGAAGATGGGTCGACCTGAAGGATGACGCTCCAAGCCCCGAAGATTCAATGGACCAGAGGAAGTTGAAAGAATTGATACAGGAAGCGGTTGAAAAGATCCCCGTCAAGTATCGTCCCTCTTTCGTGCTGAGAGAGATCAATGGGCTGACCTACGAGGAGATCGCTGCCGCGACCGGGCTGAAGCTTGGAACCGTCCGGTCAAGGATCAACAGGGGAAGGGCACATTTTAAGAAAGCCGTAACGCCTCTCCTGGGTGACGACAACAGATTCAAGGAGATCCCACGATGA
- a CDS encoding tetratricopeptide repeat protein, with protein MRLKSLILVVALMAIPGTGIFGETGESLRYFLNGSFYEMNRDLTKAYSYFIMAEKSAPGDEDIQLALARVTFDLGKFDEARKYAGRIAGSGRVGAKGTLILAETEYRQGNTKRAVRLLDSVKDEENIPRFEVHKFLARIYLESGDVEKARGVLESAREINPLDLYVNYRLGFIYAEADEIDNAIESFRGAVRSNPSVSSAHLALASMLHHKGLRDEAKEEFTIAVELDPDNRAAIEDLSELYYEDGDFRSGADLLGPIFERGNLDESGKINLGRFYYQLKEYDKALEVFTKLLSSTGERPAILRVISEIELGKGRLRKAEVHLKRLIDVEPENFTNYIGLLLISFGLAGEPSDPGEEPLISPAEGRAVLKEAVKRHDKSSANDNYMLGSIYRKIDDRKRALDFLLQAEKLQPGDQRILLEIASLFEDMEEYEKALERVRFLYEISPDDPSISNFYGYLLAQKGDRLGFAEELLISAIQKEPENGYFLDSLGWIKYRKGEYEKAREIFIEAVTFVEGDPIIWEHLGDTYFKLNLFTDAEEAYSRSVVIDPDKPEVQGKLQKAKKAAMNED; from the coding sequence TTGAGACTGAAATCGTTGATACTGGTAGTTGCGCTGATGGCCATTCCGGGAACAGGCATTTTCGGAGAGACCGGCGAGTCGCTCAGATATTTTCTCAATGGATCCTTTTACGAGATGAACAGGGATCTTACCAAAGCATATTCATATTTCATAATGGCTGAAAAATCGGCTCCGGGTGACGAAGATATCCAGCTTGCGCTGGCCCGCGTGACTTTCGATCTGGGGAAATTTGACGAGGCCAGAAAATATGCCGGGAGAATAGCTGGCTCCGGCAGGGTAGGTGCCAAGGGCACACTGATCCTTGCCGAGACTGAGTACAGGCAGGGGAATACAAAAAGGGCCGTAAGACTTCTCGATAGTGTCAAGGATGAGGAAAATATACCACGCTTTGAAGTACACAAGTTTCTCGCGAGGATATATCTGGAATCAGGTGATGTAGAAAAGGCGCGTGGGGTCCTGGAATCCGCGAGGGAGATCAACCCACTTGACCTCTACGTAAACTACAGACTTGGGTTTATTTATGCGGAAGCAGATGAGATCGACAATGCCATCGAGTCGTTCCGTGGTGCGGTCAGATCAAATCCATCCGTATCGAGTGCGCACCTCGCTCTTGCCTCCATGCTTCACCACAAGGGACTGCGAGACGAGGCCAAGGAAGAATTCACCATAGCCGTAGAGCTCGATCCGGATAACAGGGCCGCGATCGAGGATCTGTCGGAGTTGTATTACGAGGACGGAGATTTCAGGTCTGGAGCGGATCTGCTTGGGCCGATCTTCGAAAGAGGGAACCTGGACGAGTCGGGAAAGATCAATCTCGGACGGTTCTATTATCAGCTGAAGGAATATGACAAGGCTCTCGAGGTCTTTACAAAACTGCTTTCATCCACAGGCGAGCGGCCCGCCATCCTTCGGGTGATCTCGGAGATCGAGTTGGGGAAAGGGCGATTAAGGAAAGCCGAGGTTCATCTCAAGAGATTGATCGATGTCGAGCCGGAAAACTTTACTAACTATATCGGCCTTCTACTGATCTCATTCGGGTTGGCTGGTGAACCTTCCGATCCCGGAGAAGAGCCTTTGATCTCTCCGGCCGAGGGTCGGGCGGTCCTGAAAGAAGCTGTCAAGCGGCATGACAAGAGTTCAGCCAATGACAATTATATGCTTGGATCGATATACAGGAAGATAGATGACAGAAAGCGGGCCCTGGACTTCCTGCTCCAGGCGGAGAAGTTACAGCCTGGAGATCAGAGGATACTGCTGGAGATCGCGTCTCTGTTCGAAGATATGGAGGAATATGAAAAGGCTCTGGAGAGAGTACGGTTTCTTTACGAGATCTCGCCGGACGACCCTTCGATAAGTAATTTTTATGGATATCTGCTGGCCCAGAAGGGTGACAGGCTTGGTTTTGCGGAAGAACTGCTCATCTCAGCGATTCAGAAGGAACCGGAGAACGGCTATTTTCTCGACAGTCTGGGGTGGATAAAGTACCGTAAAGGCGAATACGAGAAGGCCAGGGAGATATTCATCGAAGCTGTGACCTTTGTGGAAGGTGATCCAATCATATGGGAGCATCTCGGTGATACTTATTTCAAGCTGAACCTGTTTACAGATGCTGAGGAGGCGTACTCGAGATCCGTCGTGATCGATCCCGATAAGCCCGAGGTTCAGGGTAAACTACAGAAAGCGAAAAAGGCCGCGATGAATGAAGACTGA
- a CDS encoding outer membrane protein transport protein — MMKIHKRMSVVFLVIIMVVVCHAPAEAQLMGLLSLERLSLLDAGGTGGRPMGMGSAYTAVSDDAFAILYNPAGLTQIKDREISFGIHHRQVKIDAIYDVYRAANDNSYTSIGHLAYAVPLDSYYDSAVLGIGVFRVSSSDLEYIRNASRMDLEGTIMNSFKQSGSIYQYRLGVGVELTPKIAFGASLVLWNSSVDFNETVDYTHGSSDSSYTLSDNGSAELTGVSIEVGVMLWLSDYIKAGLTMSTPAKLYYDGDGENSYTGTFPDGYGWTTDNEYYYIEDEFTIPMKFTGGISFSAGDLLLAADVTWCDFSQVEYNNLNLSSELDPMRDVIESSFSYSLGAEFTVPGSTMSIRGGYSWIPLAMQGMDEITYVIDTPAEWGIVTEYDFVTIEDDRQFFTLGIGGIVDDVLALDLGIRYGSFKRKTDFLTDKRDFTEIMLSGAYRF, encoded by the coding sequence ATGATGAAGATCCATAAGAGGATGTCAGTAGTTTTTCTCGTAATTATCATGGTCGTTGTCTGCCATGCACCTGCCGAGGCACAGCTAATGGGACTTCTGTCCCTCGAAAGACTTTCGCTACTTGATGCCGGGGGAACAGGCGGAAGGCCCATGGGAATGGGGTCTGCCTATACCGCCGTCAGTGACGATGCCTTTGCTATCCTCTATAACCCGGCCGGGCTGACCCAGATAAAAGACAGAGAGATCTCTTTCGGGATACATCACCGGCAAGTAAAAATAGATGCCATTTATGACGTGTACAGAGCGGCAAACGACAATTCCTACACTTCGATCGGACATCTTGCCTATGCGGTCCCCCTCGACTCGTACTACGATTCTGCCGTACTGGGAATAGGTGTATTCCGGGTCTCTTCTTCAGATCTTGAATATATCAGAAACGCTTCGAGAATGGATCTTGAGGGAACGATCATGAACTCCTTTAAACAGTCCGGCTCGATCTATCAGTACAGATTGGGCGTGGGAGTCGAATTGACCCCGAAGATCGCCTTTGGAGCAAGCCTCGTACTCTGGAATTCGTCAGTCGATTTCAATGAGACTGTTGATTACACCCATGGATCATCGGATTCATCCTACACACTGTCCGACAATGGATCCGCTGAACTCACTGGAGTCAGCATTGAAGTGGGAGTCATGCTCTGGCTCAGTGACTATATCAAGGCTGGCTTGACCATGTCGACACCAGCCAAGCTCTACTATGACGGAGATGGCGAAAATTCCTACACAGGCACATTCCCGGACGGATATGGATGGACCACGGACAACGAATATTATTATATTGAGGACGAATTCACTATCCCGATGAAATTCACCGGCGGCATCTCCTTTTCAGCGGGAGACCTTCTGCTCGCGGCAGACGTCACCTGGTGCGATTTTTCCCAGGTCGAATATAACAACCTGAACCTTTCGAGTGAACTCGACCCGATGCGCGATGTCATCGAATCCTCATTCAGTTATTCGCTAGGCGCGGAATTCACGGTTCCAGGCAGCACGATGAGCATCCGGGGCGGCTATTCCTGGATTCCTCTCGCCATGCAGGGAATGGACGAGATCACTTATGTAATAGATACTCCTGCTGAATGGGGCATAGTCACTGAATACGATTTTGTCACAATAGAAGACGATCGTCAGTTCTTTACTCTGGGTATAGGCGGCATAGTGGACGATGTGCTGGCCCTCGACCTGGGCATTCGGTATGGAAGCTTCAAGAGAAAAACCGATTTCCTCACCGACAAACGTGATTTTACCGAGATCATGCTGTCGGGAGCTTACAGGTTCTGA
- the rnc gene encoding ribonuclease III has product MGISLDWLKKLFRSGYKMNSERFVSLEKKIGYRFTRTELLIEALTHRSTLGELKPGEEGITYERLEFLGDSVLALITTEFLMRNLPDENEGQLTQKKSLLVSQSVLTKKAEEIALKDHVILSDNAFKGGVHGQDSIQTAVLESVIGAMYLDGGLDPVRDFIEDLILIDFDEIVEHSDHINYKSHLQEWTQRKYRGYPKYRVKATTGPEHDKLFLIEVHVGSSVVGKGRGKSKKDAEQIAAKEALKKLRRTH; this is encoded by the coding sequence ATGGGAATCTCACTGGATTGGTTGAAGAAATTGTTCCGTTCCGGGTACAAGATGAACTCGGAACGATTTGTTTCGCTTGAGAAGAAGATCGGTTACCGGTTCACACGCACCGAACTCCTTATAGAAGCCCTCACGCACAGATCTACTCTGGGAGAACTCAAACCAGGTGAAGAAGGAATCACTTACGAGAGACTGGAGTTTCTGGGAGACTCAGTACTCGCGCTGATAACCACAGAGTTCCTGATGAGGAATCTTCCCGATGAGAATGAAGGGCAGCTTACACAGAAGAAATCACTCCTCGTCAGTCAGAGTGTGCTTACAAAAAAAGCTGAGGAGATCGCGCTTAAGGATCATGTGATTCTCAGTGATAACGCGTTCAAGGGTGGTGTGCACGGCCAGGACTCGATTCAGACAGCAGTCCTTGAATCGGTGATCGGAGCGATGTATCTCGATGGTGGTCTGGATCCTGTGAGGGATTTCATTGAAGATCTGATCCTGATCGATTTCGACGAGATAGTCGAACACAGCGACCACATAAACTACAAGAGCCATCTTCAGGAATGGACTCAGAGGAAATACAGAGGGTATCCGAAATACAGGGTAAAAGCCACGACCGGTCCGGAACACGACAAGTTGTTTCTCATCGAGGTACATGTCGGCAGTAGTGTCGTGGGCAAGGGGCGGGGGAAAAGCAAGAAAGATGCGGAGCAGATCGCTGCCAAGGAAGCCCTGAAGAAACTTCGCAGGACACACTAG
- the fabF gene encoding beta-ketoacyl-ACP synthase II, which translates to MGAVTPCGNTVEDSWKNIVAGKPGITNVTAFDASAYSSQVVGEVKDFDPIEFIDRKEAKRMDRYVHLAIVASIEAMKELDGKDFDRENFATVIGSGIGGIQTFEKQHRNLVEKGPGRISPFFIPMMIADMAAGLVSIRFGLTGPNFATVSACASGGNGIATSFNLIRDGYSEAALTGGAEATISPMALGGFSSMKALSTRNDDPLTASRPFEKGRDGFVMAEGAGIVLLEELEHARARGAEIFAELVGVGMSGDAYHMTSPAPGGKGAIRSMQMALDDAGITADKVDYINAHGTSTQYNDKAESEAVVELFGKRDSLQISSTKSCTGHLLGAAAGIECIVCVKALQEQVMPPTANLVEIDPDCVANHIPIEPVEKDLEYVLSNSFGFGGHNVSLLLRRYDS; encoded by the coding sequence ATGGGTGCGGTGACGCCATGTGGAAATACAGTAGAAGACAGCTGGAAGAATATAGTCGCGGGCAAACCGGGGATCACCAACGTCACCGCCTTCGACGCGTCAGCATATTCCTCACAGGTAGTCGGAGAAGTAAAGGATTTCGATCCCATCGAATTCATCGACCGCAAGGAAGCGAAGAGGATGGACAGGTATGTCCACCTGGCAATAGTCGCGTCGATAGAGGCGATGAAGGAACTCGACGGGAAGGATTTCGACAGGGAGAACTTTGCCACTGTCATAGGTTCCGGAATCGGCGGGATCCAGACATTCGAAAAGCAGCACAGAAACCTGGTCGAAAAGGGTCCTGGCAGGATCAGTCCATTTTTTATCCCGATGATGATAGCTGATATGGCGGCAGGCCTGGTCTCGATACGTTTCGGACTTACCGGCCCGAACTTCGCCACTGTCTCGGCATGCGCGTCGGGAGGAAATGGCATTGCCACTTCGTTCAATCTGATCAGGGACGGATATTCCGAGGCTGCTCTCACGGGGGGAGCCGAGGCTACGATAAGCCCGATGGCCCTGGGAGGATTTAGTTCGATGAAAGCCCTGTCGACAAGAAACGACGATCCCTTGACGGCAAGCAGGCCGTTTGAAAAGGGCCGGGACGGATTCGTCATGGCGGAAGGCGCGGGAATCGTGCTTCTGGAGGAACTCGAACATGCCAGGGCAAGGGGAGCGGAAATTTTCGCAGAACTGGTCGGAGTCGGGATGTCGGGAGACGCATACCACATGACTTCTCCTGCTCCGGGAGGAAAAGGAGCGATAAGGTCGATGCAGATGGCCCTGGACGATGCCGGGATCACTGCCGACAAGGTAGATTATATCAACGCTCACGGTACGTCGACCCAGTATAACGACAAAGCTGAATCTGAGGCCGTCGTAGAACTTTTCGGAAAAAGGGACTCGCTGCAGATCAGTTCGACAAAATCATGCACCGGGCATCTTCTCGGAGCTGCGGCTGGAATAGAGTGCATCGTTTGTGTAAAGGCTCTTCAGGAGCAGGTGATGCCTCCTACGGCGAACCTTGTCGAGATCGATCCTGACTGTGTCGCCAATCACATTCCGATCGAACCTGTAGAGAAGGATCTTGAATATGTCCTGAGTAACTCTTTCGGATTCGGCGGACATAACGTAAGTCTTCTGTTACGGAGATATGATTCATAG